The following coding sequences lie in one Pseudomonas svalbardensis genomic window:
- a CDS encoding NAD(P)-dependent oxidoreductase, whose amino-acid sequence MMATLPLLGFAGIGLMGLPMCRRLLAAGYPLTVWNRNPAKCAPLVEAGARQVATPAELCQHADVVMLCLADTSVVREVVFGAEGIAQGAKIGQLLVDFSSLEPTATREMATALVSQTGMSWLDTPVSGGVVGAEAGSLAIMVGGETADLERVRPVLLSLGQRVTHMGAVGAGQVTKACNQMIVACNALVIAEVVALAERSGVQASLIAEALAGGYADSKPLQILGPQMADSRFEPVKWHVRTLLKDLDTAVKFSREQGSATPISGLAAQLMRLHGSQGFLEKDPSTLVQLYREPDSKG is encoded by the coding sequence ATGATGGCAACGTTACCTTTACTTGGGTTTGCCGGGATCGGCCTGATGGGTTTGCCGATGTGCCGGCGCCTGCTGGCGGCGGGTTATCCGCTGACCGTGTGGAACCGCAATCCGGCAAAGTGCGCGCCGCTGGTCGAGGCCGGTGCACGACAGGTCGCCACGCCGGCTGAGCTGTGCCAGCACGCCGACGTGGTGATGCTGTGCCTGGCGGACACATCGGTGGTTCGAGAGGTGGTGTTTGGCGCGGAAGGGATTGCGCAAGGTGCGAAAATCGGTCAATTGCTGGTGGATTTTTCCAGCCTGGAACCTACCGCGACGCGGGAAATGGCGACAGCGCTGGTCAGCCAAACCGGCATGAGCTGGCTGGATACACCAGTGTCCGGCGGAGTGGTCGGTGCCGAGGCCGGCAGCCTGGCGATCATGGTGGGCGGTGAAACGGCGGATCTTGAGCGCGTCAGGCCTGTGCTGTTGAGCCTCGGCCAGCGCGTGACCCACATGGGCGCCGTCGGAGCGGGGCAGGTGACCAAGGCCTGCAATCAGATGATCGTCGCCTGCAACGCGCTGGTCATCGCCGAAGTCGTGGCGTTGGCCGAGCGTTCCGGGGTGCAGGCCAGCCTGATCGCAGAGGCTCTGGCAGGCGGGTATGCCGATTCAAAGCCCTTGCAGATCCTGGGTCCGCAAATGGCCGACAGCCGTTTCGAACCGGTGAAATGGCATGTGCGTACGTTGCTCAAGGACCTCGATACCGCGGTGAAGTTTTCCCGTGAGCAAGGCTCGGCCACGCCGATCAGTGGACTGGCCGCACAGTTGATGCGCCTGCATGGGAGCCAGGGATTCCTGGAAAAAGATCCGTCGACGCTAGTGCAGTTGTACCGCGAGCCAGACTCAAAGGGCTGA
- a CDS encoding putative bifunctional diguanylate cyclase/phosphodiesterase: MEWLGLHFITELTANGQVILNCTHDPFLVLLAYLVACVGSFATLDMAERVCHMEKPASQRLWRWVGASCLAGGIWAMHFIGMLAFQAPIDIQYELPITLLSLLIALLASWLAMHTLSHPRLSFWQYLQASICIGLGIATMHYVGMTAMRSSAVAYYQPTLFALSIVIAIGASLAALLISSHLRDGTGLFHQLLKYSASLVLGAGIISMHFTGMAAFNLVLPADSLQPLPGVNNHLQLGLTVAIMTLLIIGSSISAALADKKLQNKERDLQRVNALLSQLDQARMSLQQVAHYDALTNLINRRGFNQIFAEKLIEKTNEGGMLAVLFLDIDHFKRINDSLGHDAGDELLKVLASHIKGSVRSHEDVVARFGGDEFCILIGLHDREEARHMAQRIMLKMQEPIELSGRRMVMTTSIGISLFPQDGKTCEELLKNADLALYQSKDTGRNGLNFFSEDLKTRATLELQLEEELRHALRENTGLMLYYQPIYDLKTGQVSKLEALIRWQHPVHGLLAPDRFIAIAEANGLIAELDHWVLRKACEDLGELSRQGCEELHIAVNCSPLNLAREELADEIEHALRRAGVAPQRLELEVTENALMGNIANTAVLLRQIRALGVSLSIDDFGTGYSSLAYLKRLPLNTLKIDRSFIQDIPKATQDMEIVQAIIVMAHTLHLQVVTEGVETLEQYEFLERNGCDFVQGYLLSRPVPLVELRPVLSEINQRKHSHTVSPLSLARGTTALASTDLFPGIPGSHAGASTVRPVH, encoded by the coding sequence ATGGAGTGGCTTGGTTTGCATTTCATTACTGAGCTGACGGCGAACGGCCAGGTAATACTCAACTGCACACATGACCCTTTTCTGGTACTGCTGGCGTATTTGGTCGCCTGTGTCGGCAGCTTTGCCACATTGGACATGGCCGAACGGGTCTGTCACATGGAAAAACCCGCCTCGCAGCGGCTCTGGCGCTGGGTCGGCGCCAGTTGCCTGGCGGGCGGGATCTGGGCCATGCACTTCATTGGCATGCTAGCGTTTCAGGCTCCGATCGACATTCAATATGAATTACCCATCACTCTCCTTTCTCTGTTGATCGCCCTGCTCGCCTCGTGGTTGGCCATGCATACTCTCAGCCATCCCCGCCTGAGTTTTTGGCAATACCTCCAGGCTTCGATCTGCATCGGCCTGGGCATCGCCACCATGCATTACGTGGGCATGACCGCCATGCGTTCGAGTGCGGTGGCCTATTACCAACCTACGCTATTCGCCCTCTCCATTGTGATCGCCATCGGTGCCAGCCTTGCAGCCCTGCTGATATCAAGTCATCTGCGCGACGGCACCGGTCTGTTCCATCAACTGCTCAAATACAGCGCCAGTCTGGTGCTCGGGGCAGGCATCATCAGCATGCACTTCACCGGCATGGCCGCCTTCAATCTGGTGCTGCCCGCCGACAGCCTCCAGCCGCTGCCCGGCGTAAACAATCATCTGCAACTGGGTCTGACGGTGGCGATCATGACGCTGCTGATCATCGGCAGCAGCATCAGCGCGGCGCTGGCGGACAAGAAGCTGCAAAACAAGGAGCGCGACCTGCAACGGGTCAACGCCCTGCTCAGTCAACTGGACCAGGCGAGGATGTCGTTACAACAGGTGGCGCACTACGACGCCCTGACCAACCTGATCAACCGTCGTGGCTTCAACCAGATTTTTGCCGAGAAACTCATCGAGAAAACCAACGAAGGCGGCATGCTGGCGGTGTTGTTCCTGGACATCGACCATTTCAAGCGGATCAACGACAGCCTCGGCCATGATGCCGGCGACGAATTGCTCAAAGTCCTGGCCAGCCACATCAAGGGTTCAGTGCGCAGCCACGAAGACGTCGTGGCGCGTTTCGGCGGTGACGAATTCTGCATCCTCATCGGCCTGCACGATCGTGAAGAAGCGCGGCACATGGCCCAACGCATCATGCTGAAAATGCAGGAGCCCATCGAGCTGTCCGGGCGGCGCATGGTCATGACCACCAGTATCGGCATCAGCTTGTTTCCGCAAGATGGCAAGACCTGTGAAGAGTTGCTGAAAAACGCTGACCTGGCGCTGTATCAGTCCAAGGACACCGGGCGCAATGGCCTGAATTTCTTCAGCGAAGACCTGAAAACCCGCGCAACGCTGGAACTGCAACTCGAAGAAGAACTGCGCCACGCCCTGCGCGAAAACACCGGGCTGATGCTCTATTACCAACCGATCTACGACCTGAAAACCGGCCAAGTCAGCAAGCTTGAAGCGCTGATCCGCTGGCAACATCCGGTTCACGGACTGCTGGCACCGGATCGCTTCATTGCCATCGCCGAAGCCAACGGCCTGATCGCCGAACTGGACCACTGGGTCCTGCGCAAAGCCTGTGAGGATCTGGGCGAGTTGTCGCGTCAGGGTTGCGAAGAACTCCACATCGCCGTGAACTGCTCGCCCCTGAACCTGGCGCGCGAAGAATTGGCCGATGAAATCGAACACGCACTGCGGCGCGCCGGGGTGGCGCCGCAGCGGCTGGAACTGGAAGTAACCGAGAACGCGTTGATGGGCAACATCGCCAACACGGCGGTGTTGCTGCGCCAGATTCGCGCCCTCGGCGTTTCGCTGTCGATTGACGACTTCGGCACCGGTTACTCATCACTGGCCTATCTCAAACGGCTGCCACTCAACACGCTGAAGATCGACCGCTCGTTCATCCAGGACATTCCCAAGGCCACCCAAGACATGGAAATCGTTCAAGCGATCATCGTCATGGCCCACACACTGCATTTGCAGGTGGTGACCGAAGGCGTCGAAACCCTTGAGCAATACGAGTTTCTGGAGCGTAACGGCTGCGACTTCGTGCAGGGCTACTTGCTCAGTCGTCCGGTACCGCTGGTGGAATTGCGTCCCGTGCTGAGCGAAATCAACCAGCGCAAGCACTCGCACACTGTCAGCCCTTTGAGTCTGGCTCGCGGTACAACTGCACTAGCGTCGACGGATCTTTTTCCAGGAATCCCTGGCTCCCATGCAGGCGCATCAACTGTGCGGCCAGTCCACTGA
- a CDS encoding spinster family MFS transporter translates to MQNSTQAANAWRILFLLFLANLFNFFDRTIPAIIIEPIRMEWHLSDFQLGIIGTAFTLVYAIAGLPLGRMADTGSRSKLMGWGLAAWSGLTAVNGLVGSFWAFLIVRMGIGIGEASYAPAANSLIGDLFPAHRRARAMGIFMLGLPLGLLLAFFTIGWMVKAFDSWRAPFFIAAVPGLILAVFMFFIKEPKRGAAESVQVSQERVDRPIRRVLAVPTFLWLVMAGLCFNFATYACNSFLVPMLQRYFLMPLQEAAVATGVIVGVTGLFGLTLGGWVADKIHQRVASGRLLFAAFSLIISTVCTAWALHSGRIEIGVFVAVFSVGWLFAYNFYTCVYTAIQDVVEPRLRATAMALFFAGLYLLGGGLGPVVVGALSDHFAHTAMLSAGAEQMTEAFKAVGLHDAMYLIPVALFFTMVFLFLASRCFVRDAKRMKEGLVAVVEPGVSVATA, encoded by the coding sequence ATGCAGAACTCGACCCAAGCGGCGAATGCCTGGCGCATTCTGTTCCTGCTGTTCCTGGCCAACCTGTTCAACTTCTTCGACCGCACCATTCCGGCCATCATCATCGAACCGATCCGCATGGAATGGCACCTCAGCGACTTTCAGCTGGGGATCATCGGTACCGCATTCACCCTCGTTTATGCCATTGCCGGCCTGCCTCTGGGACGGATGGCCGATACCGGTTCGCGCAGTAAATTGATGGGCTGGGGCCTGGCGGCGTGGAGCGGGCTGACAGCGGTCAACGGACTGGTGGGGAGTTTCTGGGCTTTCCTGATCGTGCGCATGGGTATCGGCATCGGTGAAGCCAGTTACGCACCGGCCGCCAACTCGCTGATCGGCGATCTGTTCCCGGCCCACCGTCGGGCACGGGCGATGGGCATTTTCATGCTCGGTCTGCCGCTGGGGTTGCTGCTGGCGTTCTTCACCATCGGCTGGATGGTCAAGGCCTTCGACAGCTGGCGCGCGCCGTTCTTTATCGCGGCAGTGCCGGGGCTGATCCTTGCGGTCTTCATGTTCTTCATCAAGGAACCGAAACGCGGCGCCGCAGAGAGTGTGCAAGTCTCGCAGGAGCGCGTCGACCGGCCAATCCGTCGGGTGCTGGCGGTGCCGACTTTCCTGTGGCTGGTGATGGCGGGGCTGTGCTTCAACTTCGCTACGTATGCCTGCAACTCGTTTCTGGTACCGATGCTGCAGCGCTATTTCCTGATGCCGTTGCAGGAAGCGGCGGTGGCGACCGGGGTGATCGTCGGCGTGACCGGGTTGTTTGGCCTGACACTGGGCGGTTGGGTGGCGGACAAGATTCACCAGCGGGTGGCCAGTGGTCGGCTGTTGTTTGCGGCATTCAGCTTGATCATCTCGACGGTGTGCACGGCTTGGGCGCTGCATTCCGGGCGGATCGAGATCGGCGTGTTTGTGGCGGTGTTCAGTGTGGGCTGGTTGTTTGCCTACAACTTCTACACCTGCGTTTACACCGCCATTCAGGACGTAGTCGAGCCGCGCTTGCGGGCTACGGCCATGGCGCTGTTCTTTGCCGGGTTATATTTGCTGGGTGGCGGTCTGGGTCCAGTAGTGGTGGGCGCCTTGTCCGACCACTTCGCGCATACGGCGATGCTCTCGGCGGGTGCTGAACAGATGACTGAGGCGTTCAAGGCTGTCGGCTTGCATGACGCGATGTACCTGATCCCGGTGGCGCTGTTTTTCACCATGGTATTTCTGTTCCTGGCTTCTCGGTGTTTTGTGCGCGATGCCAAGCGGATGAAGGAAGGGTTGGTGGCGGTGGTTGAGCCAGGGGTTTCTGTAGCGACTGCGTGA
- the rapA gene encoding RNA polymerase-associated protein RapA yields the protein MAQQYQPGQRWISDSEAELGLGTVLAQDGRLLTVLYPATGETRQYALRNAPLTRVRFSPGDSITHFEGWKLTVQEVDDVDGLLVYHGLNGQNEVVTLPETQLSNFIQFRLASDRLFAGQIDPLAWFSLRYNTLEHTSRQLQSALWGLGGVRAQPIAHQLHIAREVADRIAPRVLLADEVGLGKTIEAGLVIHRQLLSGRANRVLILVPENLQHQWLVEMRRRFNLQVALFDEERFIESDAANPFEDTQLALVALEWLVEDEKAQDALFAAGWDLMVVDEAHHLVWHEEKASPEYSLVEQLAEVIPGVLLLTATPEQLGQDSHFARLRLLDPNRFHDLHAFRAESENYRPVAEAVQELLDKGRLSPEAHETIHGFLGNEGEALLAAVNDGDIEASARLVRELLDRHGTGRVLFRNTRAAVQGFPERKLHPYPLPCPDEYLELPLGDHAELYPEVSFQAQPDANEEERWWKFDPRVEWLIDQLKMLKRTKVLVICAHAETAMDLEDALRVRSGIPATVFHEGMNILERDRAAAYFADEEFGAQVLICSEIGSEGRNFQFSHHLVLFDLPSHPDLLEQRIGRLDRIGQKHIIELHVPYLETSPQERLFQWYHEALNAFLNTCPTGNALQHQFGPRLLPLLENADDGEWQALIDEARAERERLEAELHTGRDRLLELNSGGAGEGDALVEDILEQDDQFALPIYMETLFDAFGIDSEDHSENALILKPSEKMLDASFPLGDDEGVTITYDRNQALSREDMQFITWEHPMVQGGMDLVLSGSMGNTAVALIKNKALKPGTVLLELLYVSEVVAPRSLQLGRYLPPAALRCLLDANGNDLSARVSFETLNDQLESVPRASANKFIQAQRDQLTPRINAGEEKIFPRHAERVAEAQRRLAADTDEELARLTALQAVNPTVRDSELVALRKQREQGLAMLDKAALRLEAIRVLVAG from the coding sequence ATGGCGCAGCAGTATCAACCGGGGCAACGCTGGATCAGTGACAGCGAAGCCGAGCTGGGTTTAGGCACCGTTCTGGCACAGGACGGCCGCTTGTTGACCGTGCTCTACCCGGCCACTGGCGAGACTCGCCAGTACGCGCTACGGAATGCGCCCCTCACCCGCGTGCGGTTTTCGCCGGGTGACTCGATCACTCACTTCGAAGGCTGGAAACTGACCGTACAAGAAGTCGACGACGTCGACGGCCTGCTGGTTTACCACGGCCTCAACGGGCAGAACGAAGTGGTTACCCTGCCGGAAACCCAACTGTCGAACTTCATTCAGTTCCGTCTGGCCAGCGATCGTTTGTTCGCCGGGCAGATCGACCCGCTGGCCTGGTTCTCCCTGCGATACAACACCCTGGAACACACCAGCCGCCAGTTGCAGTCCGCGCTTTGGGGCCTCGGTGGCGTGCGTGCTCAACCGATCGCGCACCAGCTGCACATCGCCCGTGAAGTCGCCGACCGCATTGCACCGCGGGTTTTGCTGGCAGACGAAGTGGGTCTGGGTAAAACCATCGAAGCCGGTCTGGTGATCCATCGCCAACTGCTCTCGGGCCGCGCCAACCGCGTGCTGATCCTGGTTCCGGAGAACCTGCAGCACCAGTGGCTGGTCGAGATGCGCCGCCGCTTCAACCTGCAAGTCGCGCTGTTCGACGAAGAACGCTTCATCGAAAGCGATGCCGCCAACCCGTTCGAAGACACCCAGCTCGCACTGGTTGCACTCGAGTGGCTGGTGGAAGACGAGAAGGCCCAGGACGCACTGTTCGCCGCCGGTTGGGACCTGATGGTGGTCGACGAAGCCCACCACCTGGTGTGGCACGAAGAAAAGGCCAGCCCGGAGTATTCGCTGGTTGAGCAACTGGCCGAAGTCATTCCCGGCGTTTTGCTGCTGACTGCGACCCCGGAACAACTGGGTCAGGACAGCCACTTTGCGCGTCTGCGCCTGCTCGACCCGAACCGTTTCCACGACCTGCACGCTTTCCGTGCCGAGAGCGAAAACTATCGCCCGGTGGCCGAAGCCGTTCAGGAGCTGCTGGACAAGGGACGCCTGTCGCCTGAAGCGCACGAGACCATTCACGGTTTCCTCGGCAACGAAGGCGAAGCCTTGCTGGCGGCGGTTAACGATGGCGACATCGAGGCCAGCGCCCGTCTGGTCCGCGAACTGCTCGACCGCCACGGCACCGGCCGCGTGCTGTTCCGTAACACCCGCGCCGCCGTGCAGGGTTTTCCGGAACGCAAACTGCACCCGTACCCGCTGCCGTGCCCCGACGAATACCTCGAACTGCCATTGGGCGATCACGCCGAGCTGTACCCGGAAGTCAGCTTCCAGGCCCAGCCGGATGCCAACGAAGAAGAACGCTGGTGGAAATTCGACCCGCGCGTCGAGTGGCTGATCGATCAGCTGAAGATGCTCAAGCGCACCAAAGTGCTGGTGATCTGCGCCCACGCCGAAACCGCCATGGACCTGGAAGACGCCCTGCGCGTGCGTTCCGGCATCCCGGCCACGGTCTTCCACGAAGGCATGAACATCCTCGAGCGTGATCGCGCCGCTGCCTACTTCGCCGACGAAGAATTTGGCGCGCAAGTGCTGATCTGCTCGGAAATCGGCAGTGAAGGTCGTAACTTCCAGTTCTCGCACCACTTGGTGCTGTTCGATCTGCCGTCGCACCCGGACCTGCTGGAGCAGCGTATCGGCCGTCTGGACCGGATCGGCCAGAAGCACATCATCGAACTGCATGTGCCGTACCTGGAAACCAGCCCGCAAGAGCGCCTGTTCCAGTGGTACCACGAAGCGCTGAATGCGTTCCTCAACACCTGCCCGACCGGCAATGCCCTGCAGCATCAGTTCGGCCCGCGCCTGCTGCCGCTGCTGGAAAACGCCGATGACGGCGAGTGGCAAGCGCTGATCGACGAAGCCCGCGCCGAGCGCGAGCGTCTGGAAGCCGAGCTGCACACCGGCCGTGACCGCTTGCTGGAGCTCAACTCCGGCGGCGCTGGCGAAGGTGATGCACTGGTCGAGGACATCCTTGAGCAAGACGACCAGTTCGCCCTGCCGATCTACATGGAAACCCTGTTCGACGCCTTCGGCATCGACAGCGAAGACCATTCGGAAAACGCGCTGATCCTCAAACCGAGCGAAAAAATGCTCGACGCCAGCTTCCCTCTGGGCGACGACGAAGGCGTGACCATCACTTACGACCGCAACCAGGCGCTGTCTCGCGAAGACATGCAGTTCATTACCTGGGAACACCCGATGGTGCAAGGCGGCATGGACCTGGTCTTGTCCGGTTCCATGGGCAACACCGCCGTGGCGCTGATCAAGAACAAGGCGTTGAAACCTGGCACCGTGTTGCTCGAACTGCTCTACGTCAGCGAAGTGGTTGCCCCGCGCTCGCTGCAACTGGGCCGTTACCTGCCACCGGCCGCCCTGCGCTGCCTGCTCGATGCCAATGGCAACGACCTGTCGGCCCGTGTCTCGTTCGAAACCCTTAACGATCAGCTGGAAAGCGTGCCGCGTGCCAGCGCCAACAAGTTCATCCAGGCCCAGCGCGATCAGCTGACGCCACGGATCAACGCCGGTGAAGAGAAAATCTTCCCTCGTCACGCCGAGCGCGTGGCTGAGGCGCAGCGTCGTCTGGCCGCCGACACCGACGAAGAACTGGCGCGCCTGACCGCGTTGCAAGCGGTCAACCCGACCGTGCGCGACAGCGAACTGGTTGCCCTGCGCAAGCAACGCGAGCAAGGCCTGGCCATGCTCGACAAGGCTGCGCTGCGACTGGAAGCGATTCGGGTGTTGGTGGCGGGATAA
- a CDS encoding aspartate-semialdehyde dehydrogenase — translation MLPPMLPLSAVPITSQQDPIRQRPDIPPVVPVQESSNESTIDLQQRDPEEAAFQLREEQRRKQDQERRRREADEDPDEHLAIPGDELNADNTVPVAPLMEDQPRQGLWVDIQI, via the coding sequence ATGCTGCCACCGATGCTCCCCTTGAGTGCCGTGCCAATCACCTCACAGCAGGATCCGATTCGCCAGCGGCCGGATATTCCCCCCGTGGTGCCGGTGCAGGAAAGCTCCAACGAAAGCACCATCGACCTGCAACAGCGCGATCCGGAAGAGGCGGCGTTTCAGCTGCGCGAGGAACAGCGCCGCAAGCAGGATCAGGAAAGGCGCCGCCGTGAAGCCGATGAAGATCCCGACGAGCACCTGGCGATTCCCGGTGACGAGCTCAACGCTGACAATACCGTGCCAGTGGCGCCATTGATGGAAGATCAGCCGCGGCAGGGTTTGTGGGTCGATATCCAGATTTGA
- the ccoM gene encoding cytochrome c oxidase subunit CcoM — protein sequence MFFDNVVIAGVLTVGLMVLFFAGFGYFIWKDSHKRKP from the coding sequence ATGTTTTTCGACAACGTGGTGATCGCCGGAGTGCTGACAGTCGGCCTCATGGTTCTGTTTTTTGCAGGGTTTGGATATTTCATCTGGAAGGATTCGCATAAGCGCAAACCGTAG
- a CDS encoding inorganic phosphate transporter, giving the protein MIDLFSGLDAWVLVSLLLALAFVLAFEFINGFHDTANAVATVIYTKAMPPHLAVFFSGVFNFLGVLLGGVGVAYAIVHLLPVELLINVNTGHGLAMVFSLLAAAITWNLGTWYFGIPASSSHTLIGSILGVGLANALINDIPLADGVNWQKAIDIGASLVFSPMAGFLVAALILIGLKWWRPLSKMHKTPEQRRKIDDKKHPPFWNRLVLVISAMAVSFVHGSNDGQKGIGLIMLVLIGIVPAQFVLDLGSTTYQIERTRDATLHLSQFYKRNADTLGEFLALGKSVEGDLPEKFRCNPQQTEPTITALLGTLKGVADYHSLPAESRIEVRRYLLCLDDTAKKVSKLPGLAAREKADLNKLRKDLTTTTEYAPFWVILAVALALGLGTMVGWKRVVLTIGEKIGKQGMTYSQGMSAQITTASLIGMANIFSLPVSTTHVLSSGVAGTMVANKSGLQGGTVRTILLAWVLTLPATVTLSAGLFWLASKALGS; this is encoded by the coding sequence ATGATCGATTTATTCAGCGGACTAGATGCTTGGGTGCTTGTGAGCCTCTTGCTCGCCCTGGCCTTTGTCCTCGCCTTCGAGTTCATCAACGGCTTTCATGACACCGCAAACGCGGTGGCCACTGTTATCTACACCAAAGCCATGCCGCCCCATCTGGCGGTGTTCTTTTCCGGTGTGTTCAACTTTCTCGGCGTGCTGCTGGGCGGTGTTGGCGTGGCGTATGCCATCGTTCACCTGCTGCCGGTAGAACTGCTGATCAATGTGAACACCGGTCACGGGCTGGCCATGGTGTTCTCGCTGCTCGCCGCCGCCATCACCTGGAACCTGGGCACCTGGTACTTCGGTATCCCGGCTTCCAGCTCCCACACGCTGATCGGTTCGATCCTCGGTGTTGGTCTGGCCAACGCGTTGATCAACGATATTCCGTTGGCCGATGGTGTGAACTGGCAGAAAGCGATCGATATCGGTGCCTCCCTGGTGTTCTCGCCGATGGCGGGCTTCCTGGTTGCGGCTCTGATACTGATCGGTCTTAAATGGTGGCGTCCACTGTCGAAGATGCACAAGACGCCGGAACAGCGCCGCAAGATCGACGACAAGAAACACCCGCCGTTCTGGAACCGCCTGGTGCTGGTCATTTCGGCCATGGCCGTGAGCTTCGTGCACGGCTCCAACGATGGCCAGAAAGGTATCGGCCTGATCATGCTGGTGCTGATCGGTATCGTGCCGGCGCAGTTCGTACTCGACCTGGGCAGCACAACCTACCAGATCGAACGGACTCGCGATGCGACCCTGCACCTGAGCCAGTTCTACAAGCGCAATGCCGATACGCTGGGTGAATTCCTGGCCCTGGGCAAAAGCGTGGAAGGTGATCTGCCGGAGAAATTCCGTTGCAACCCGCAACAGACCGAACCGACCATTACCGCCCTGCTCGGCACCCTTAAAGGTGTAGCCGACTACCACTCGCTGCCGGCGGAAAGCCGCATCGAAGTGCGTCGCTACCTGCTCTGCCTGGACGACACGGCGAAGAAAGTCAGCAAGCTTCCTGGTCTCGCTGCCCGTGAAAAGGCTGACCTGAACAAGCTGCGTAAAGACCTGACCACTACCACCGAATACGCCCCGTTCTGGGTGATTCTGGCGGTCGCCCTGGCCCTCGGCCTGGGTACCATGGTGGGCTGGAAGCGCGTGGTTCTGACCATCGGCGAGAAGATCGGCAAGCAGGGCATGACTTACTCCCAAGGCATGTCGGCACAGATCACTACCGCGAGCCTGATCGGCATGGCCAACATCTTCAGCCTGCCGGTTTCCACCACCCACGTCCTGTCATCAGGCGTGGCTGGCACCATGGTTGCCAACAAAAGCGGCCTGCAGGGCGGCACCGTCAGAACCATCCTGCTGGCTTGGGTCCTGACCCTGCCAGCCACAGTGACCCTGTCGGCCGGCCTGTTCTGGCTGGCGTCGAAGGCACTGGGCAGCTGA
- the pcaR gene encoding pca regulon transcriptional regulator PcaR — protein MNDQMRNSFASVAPPIVASPAKRIQALTGDPDFMTSLARGLAVVQAFQERKRHLTIAQISHRTEIPRAAVRRCLHTLIKLGYATTDGRTYSLLPKVLTLGHAYVSSTPLAVSAQPYLDRMSEQLHEACNMATLEGDDILYIARSATTQRLISVDLSVGGRLPAYCTSMGRILLAALDDTSLHEYLDHAELQAKTSRTLHTPEALLECLQEVRQQGWCIVDQELEQGLRSIAVPVYDASGQVVAALNVSTHAGRVSRNELEQRFLPGLLSASRDLSAQLFA, from the coding sequence ATGAACGATCAAATGCGCAATTCCTTCGCTTCAGTGGCGCCGCCGATCGTTGCCTCGCCCGCCAAGCGGATCCAGGCACTGACCGGCGACCCGGATTTCATGACATCCCTGGCCCGTGGCCTGGCTGTGGTGCAAGCGTTCCAGGAGCGCAAACGTCACCTCACCATCGCTCAGATCAGTCACCGCACGGAAATTCCCCGCGCCGCTGTGCGACGTTGCCTGCACACGCTGATCAAACTCGGTTACGCCACCACCGACGGCCGCACGTATTCGCTGCTGCCCAAAGTACTGACGCTTGGCCATGCCTATGTGTCCTCGACGCCGCTGGCGGTTTCCGCCCAGCCCTACCTGGACCGCATGAGCGAGCAACTTCATGAAGCCTGCAACATGGCCACTCTGGAAGGCGATGACATCTTGTACATCGCTCGTTCGGCCACCACCCAGCGACTGATTTCGGTCGACCTGTCGGTGGGTGGACGTCTGCCAGCCTATTGCACCTCGATGGGTCGGATTCTTCTCGCTGCGCTGGACGATACGTCACTGCACGAGTACCTAGACCATGCAGAGCTGCAAGCCAAGACCAGCCGAACCTTGCACACCCCCGAGGCGTTGCTCGAATGCCTGCAAGAGGTGCGACAGCAAGGCTGGTGCATCGTCGATCAGGAACTGGAGCAGGGTCTTCGCTCGATTGCCGTTCCGGTGTACGACGCTTCCGGCCAAGTGGTCGCGGCGCTAAATGTCAGTACCCACGCTGGCCGAGTCAGCCGCAACGAGCTGGAACAACGTTTCCTGCCTGGCCTTCTGAGCGCGAGTCGCGACCTCAGCGCGCAACTCTTTGCGTAA